AATCTATCAAAGTGGCGATGAACAGTGGCTCCAACCAATGGCTTACCAGTTCGTTCTAGTTTCTGAAGTAGGAAGCTATTAACTAACTGAGGATAATTCAAATCGGGATCGATAGTGAACTTAGTGGCTTGAAAGATCCGGTGGATTTCTAGCCATTCGTAGTATTGCTCAAGTTTAGGCCATTCCCCATCTGAAGCGACTAAATCTACAACATACTCAAACTCGTTGCACCAAGCTAGCTGGGGATGGTGATCTAACATCAGTCTCAGTAGTGTTGTACCTGAACGTTCAGAACCGACTAAAAAGACTGGTTTGGATACGCGGGAGATATCTGGTGTCGTCACGATTTTTGAGTTGTTTAACTAAAGAATTTACCTAGCAAATGCTAAGTCCATCTATATATTTTTAGCAAAACTGTGACGCAGATGCTTGATATCCGATCCCAGATCTGCTCAAACAAAAGGAGGCGATCGCTCTCTAGCTCACCATAGCTAAGCTAATCATCAACACTGGATAGGATGCGTCTAGACGCATCCTAATTGCTCAAATTGGGATCGGTTCACCTAGATATGCGTAGCAGCAGTTGCAACTTTTCTGATTCTTGACTATGGGTATCAGTCAATTATTGACTCAGATTTGGGAAGCTAATCTTCGCTAACGGATCTCAGTTTAACCCTAACCAAGATAGAACTCCTTGACCTGTAAGATATTCAATTAGTAAAGTTAAGGCAAAGCCAGCCATCGCCGCCCGTCCGTTGAGGCGTTCTGCGTAGTCGTTAAAACCAAATTTGGGTGGATCGAGTTTGGGAGTGACGCTCGGTTGAGGTTGTGTCATAGTATAAGTAGACTCTAGTCAAGTAGTTAGTTACAATTGTTAACTATTTTGCCTCATAATGGGGTAACTTGGCTGGCAATCTGAAAGCTGTGTGTTAGCACAATCGCTCATATATTTCTGGGCAACAAGAGAGGTCGAGCATGGAAATCGGTGTCCCCAAAGAAACCAAAGACCAAGAATTTCGGGTAGGTTTAAGTCCTAGTAGCGTTAGAGTTTTACAAGAAAACGGTCACTCAGTATTTGTAGAAACTAGGGCAGGAGATGGGGCGGGATTTACCGATAGAGATTATATTCAAGTTGGGGCGCAGATAGTTCCTGATGCTGCTGGAGCCTGGAATCGAGAGCTAGTCATCAAAGTTAAAGAGCCTTTAGCACCAGAGTATGATTTTTTGCAGAAAGGGCAGATTTTATTTACTTATCTGCATCTAGCGGCCGATCGCCCCTTGACTGAAAGCCTGATCGATTCTGGAGTGAGCGCGATCGCCTACGAAACCGTTGAACTTCCTGACGGTAAATTGCCCTTACTTACCCCCATGAGCATCATTGCTGGACGGCTATCAATTCAGTTTGGCGCTCAGTTTTTAGAGCGTCAGCAAGGGGGTCGAGGTTTATTACTAGGTGGAGTTCCAGGAGTTAGACCAGGTAAAGTCGTGATTTTGGGCGGTGGAGTAGTCGGAACAGAAGCAGCGCGTATTGCTGTGGGATTTGGCGCTCAAGTCCAGATTTTAGACGTAAACATCGATCGCCTCTCGTATTTAGAAACCTTGTTTGGATCGAGGGTAGAACTGCTCTACAGCAACTCTTCGCAAATTGAGACAGTGGTTCCCCAAGCCGATCTCCTAGTTGGTGCAGTCCTAGTTCCAGGGAAACGCGCTCCGATCTTAGTAAATCGGGAATTAGTCGAACAAATGCGCCCTGGTTCCGTGATTGTCGATGTCGCGGTAGATCAAGGTGGTTGTATTGCTACCTCTCACCCCACCTCCCACACTCACCCCACCTATATTGATTCAGGAATCGTGCATTATGGAGTGCCAAATATGCCAGGAGCAGTGCCTTGGACAGCTACCCAAGCCTTAAATAATAGTACTTTGCCATATGTCCTCAAACTGGCTAATCGAGGCATGACAGCCCTAAAAATTGACCCTGCATTAGGTAGAGGGTTAAACGTGCAACAGCATCATTTAGTTCATCCTGCTGTTAAAGAAGTTTTTCCCGATCTGAAGACTACCCCTGAGTGGGAAGTTAACTTCTAGCCAGAGTTAGGATGCCCAAAAAGATTAATAAACCACCTAGTAGGGTTTTGCCATCTACATTTCCTTCCTGATACAACCAGGTAGAAAAGATGGCAACAAAAAACGGGTAGCTAATCTCAATGAAACTAGCTTTGGTGGCTGTACCTTGAGCGATCGCCGCAAAAATCAGCAGTGTGCTGCAACAGCCTAAAAATACTACTAAAGCAAAAAGATACAAGTTTTTGCTGGTGGCATAACTGGCAAACTCGTTTAAATGCAGTTGTTTTTGGAAAAAACTGTAAATAATTAAGTAAGTCAGCGCTTGCGCCACTGTGTACGCAACTGTCAACAGAGTAGTTGGAACAGTTTTTAGCAGTTGTTCGCTGGTGGCGTACTGCAACCCCCACATGATGGCTGCGCCTAAAGCATAGACTAACCAGAGATATTTTTGAAGCATATTGGCGCAAAAAGTGGCGATGGCTAGATAGATTGTCTAAATCTTATCGCAGCTATCGAGTTAGTTTGCTTTTTTAGACAAGGTTGAATCCACCTGATTTGCTGTAATTATTGGCAAACAGAATGTGGAAATTACGGAAAAATTTGATTTTTAAGTCATAAGTGTGATTGTTGGTAGATCTTAGGGAAGTCTTTTTACAAGTTTATTGAAAAAATTTAGAATATATATGCTTCACCCTGCTACAGAACTACGTTTTATTAATTCAGAAATTGGATATGGTGTATTTGCTACCGAATTTATCCCACATGGAACGATTACTTGGGTGCGCGATAGCTTAGATCAAACTTTTTCTCCAGCCGAATTTATTGCCATGTCAGCTATGTCTGAGGTTTATCACGAACAGCTAACCAAGTATGCTTACCGAGACGAAGTTGGAGACTACGTACTTTGTTGGGATTTAGGTAGATTTATGAATCACTCCTGCAATCCCTCTTGCTTGGGGTATAACCTAGATTTGGAAATGGCTGTGCGGGATATTGCACCTGGAGAGGAGTTAACTAGTGATTACTCGACATTTCATCTGACTAATGATGAAGGTTTTGCTTGCAGTTGTAGTTCCCTTAATTGCCGGAATTTCGTGAGTCATCACGATGTGCAGACTCAAAGCGATCGCTGGTATTATCTCATGCGTCAAGCTTTTTTATTAGCTGATGATGTGGCTCAGCCTTTAGATCGTCTGATGACTCCTCAACAGAGGCAAAAAGCTATCCAGAAATTGTTGCTATCTCAACCCTTACTCATATCAAATCACTAAATACTTTTTTATATAGAGGCGTAGCAGTGCTTTTAATTATATAGAGACGTAGCACTGCTACGTCTCTACAGAAATATCGGACTTATGCAAGAGGTATAATCTCTATTTAATTAAGCGTTAGTGACAATCTCTGTTTTGCGAGGATTGCGAGTGCCAATAGAAGCTCCAATTAACGAAGCCACTAACCCTAATAATGAACCAAATACGAACGACCAGCCTACCCTAGCTGCATTACCAGCAATGTCGCGAGTTTCTTGAGCCGTTACGTTAGGAACATCATTAGCATTAGGAGGTCTAACGCCGCTTTGCTGAGCTTGATTAATAATTTCTCCGGCATTAGAAGCAATCAGACCAAAAGCTCCTGAGACACCATTAGCCAACAACCAAGCACTAATTGCTAAAGTACTTGCCCACAGAATAGCACCATTTAATAAAGCGGTATTACGGTTAATCGGTCCACAAGCACGAGCAGTAATCCAACCACCAACTAAAAGAGAGATAAATAAGCTAATAATTGACCAAATACCAACAGCCGAACTAACATTATCTAAGTTACTGCGAGGCGCTCCCGATCCAGAAATATTAGTAGCTCCTACGGCTGCTCCTAAAGCACTTAAGATTAGTTGAACGCTTAAAGCAACTACTAAGCCTGCAAATATTGGTCCCCAACGAACGCGATCGTGATAATCATTAACCGCCACCACGCTAGAGCGTTCAATTACTCTTTCACCAGGTCTATCAACGTAAGCCATAACTTCTCCTTCAAGAAAATATTGCCAAGTATAAAATTCATCAGTAATTAAGCCTAATCGTACTTATCTATCGACTTTTTCACATCTATCGTCAGGTAGAAAAGAGGGTGCAACTTAAGAATAAAAAGTCAACTTTAGACTATTTCTTCTGAATGAAATTTTGGCTAAAGTAGCGACTTTAGTTAACTGCTAAATGATTCATTGGAAAGATTAAAAATCATAGAGGTAAAACGTAGTATTGGTTCAAAGATAGAACTGGAAATACAAGATACAGGATTAGTCCGATGCAATTACATAGAATCAAAGATTACGATCCTAACTATCGCGATTACTTAGGAAATGACGATATTCTCGGCTTTGATGTCTACAGCAGTGATGACAAAGTTGGTTCTGTAGATGACTTAATAGTTGACGAAGAAGGAAATTTTAGATATCTAGTTCTCAACACCGGTTTGTGGATTTTTGGTAAGAAAGTTCTCTTACCTGTTGGTCGCGCTCGTCTCGCTTACGCTGACCATCGTGTTTATGTTGATGGGATGAGCCGCGAACAAGTCGAAAATCTCCCAGAGTATGACGAAAATTTGACTCTGGACTACGATTATGAAGAGAGAGTTAGAAATGTTTATCGTCCATCTTCCCAAGCTGCTACGCTACCGTTGGATACTGGCATGACAGATACAATGGGACTAGATACAGGTGTTACACCTGCAAATATGGTGACTGCACCTCCTATGCCTGTAGATAGCGCTCCTTATAGCTACGATCGCGATCGAGATCTGTACGATTTAGATGACGAAAACCGTATGAATCTAAAGCTATACCAAGAGCGATTAATTGCTAATAAAACTCGCCACAAAACTGGAGAGGTTAGCGTTGGTAAACGAGTTGAAACCGAAACGGCTAGAGTCGATGTACCTCTAGAAAAAGAACGGATAGTGATTGAGCGGGTTGGTTCCACAGGGTCTAACGTAGCTGTAGCGCCAGGAGAGGCAGCTTTCCGAGATGGAGAGGTTAGCCGCATGGAAGTTTATGAAGAAGTGGCTGATATCCATAAGGAAGCCTTTGTCCGCGAACAGGTAAGCGTCCGTAAAGAAGTCGATCGCGAAACCGCCACCGCAGAGGAAAAGCTTCGTCGAGAGGAGTTAGACGTTCAAACTGAAGGTACGCCTGTAGTCAGTTCTGAAACTAATCGTCAAAATAACGACCCACTTTAACCAATAGACTTCTTGCATGAGTCCGATATTTCTGGCGTATCGGGAATCGGGATATGCGCTGCGCGCAGCCTGCGGCTACGGGAGTGCTTCGACATTGCTTTAGTTTTGCAAGAGGTCTAATGAAGAGGGAATAGGGCAAAAGACTGGCTTGGTTCCTCAACCTGTCAGATTTTTCCTCCGTTAAGATAGCACTTTGATGAGTGAGAAAGTCAGTAATGCAGGTGGAGCCGCCACTGGCTCTACCTGCATTTTGCAGAAATTAGTTTTATTAGTGAATTGATTTATGTTAGTTAGACTTAGCGAATTAAGTGGTAAATATCTGCAAATTTTAGGAAATAAAGATATTCAAAATTATGAGGTTTATAATAACTATAAACAAGTAATTGGTAGAGTTGTAGATGCTCTATTAGATGAACAAAGAAATGTCCGTTTTCTCATCATCAATCTAGCTCCAGAAATTGCTAATAAACAAGTCCTATTGCCTTGGCAAGTAGAGCGTATAGACATTAATAATGAGCGTATTTACGTAGACAAAATCAGCCCAGATGAAGCTGCAAATTTACCAAATTATAATCCGGTTGGCAAGGAGCTAGAAAATCTCAATATTCCGCCAGTAAAGACTAAATTGCCTTTAAACGAGCCACAATTTTATCAGCCAGAAATTATCGGACAACTTGAATCTTGTGCCCCTCTAGAAGCTTGTGCGTCTCTAGAATCGTCAGTCTTTTTAACTCCATTATGGCAAATAGAGAAGTTGGCGGCGGTTCCCGCTACGTCGATGGAACCAACGGCTAAAAAGCTAGATCCAGTAGTTAGTTTACCTGTAGATATGAATTCTGAAGAGACGGAAAGTAGCACAAATTTACCAGTGATGGAACCTAATAGAGAGATTGAAAATGCGATCGCATTTTCAGAACTGACAGATAGTACATTAATAGAACCACCAACCTTAATTGTACCCCCAACAGCACAAAGGCAAATTATTGATGCCCAAATTATTAATCTTCTCCAAGAACGGCTAGTAATCGATCGCCAACGCCGCAAAATTGGTGAAGTGATTGTGCGGAAAGAGATAGAAACTCGAATAGTTGAAGTTCCCGTGCGCCGAGAAAAGTTAATTGTTGAGCAGATTAGTCCCGAACGCAAACAACTAGCTTCTATTGACTTAGGATTAACTACAAATGATAGCGTTCAACTGATAGAAGAAGTTAACCCTAACCAAACTGTGAGCCATGAGTTTTCTTCCCCAGAAGCTGCTACAGAATTTTTGCAAGGTTTAACGAATCAATCTAACTTAAATTTGGACAAGATCCGGATAGATTTAACTTTTTATGCCCCTATAAGTACCCGTGCAAAATTAATTTAAGATTTGGCTGAGTAACGAGTAACGAGTAAAGAGTAAAGAGTAATTGAGATAATTGGGAACTAGTGCAGATTTATACCCATAATTTTGCTTAGCTACTTATCATCTTAAACATCTCCGCATCCCCGTGTCTCCCTTCTCCATGTCTCAACGCCACAAATGTTAAAAACATACTCGTCAAAGATCTCCCTTATCTCCCCTTACTTTCCTCTAGAAGAGCGGCTCCACTCACCCTTTTCTACTAGGGTGTGAACTTCCCACTCAGATTGTACTTGAGGAAAGTCACTCCGATAGTGCCCGCCACGGCTTTCAATTCTAAATTCAGCACTTTTGAGAATTAATTGGGCAATAGTTAGTAAATTGTAGGTTTCTGCCCAATTACGTAAAGCTGGTTCATCTTCTAACGCTGTGAGTTTAATATTAGTTCCTGGGGCGATCGCTTGCAATTTTTGAGTCAGGGGTAATTGCTCAAACTCCGATTGCCAAATTTCGACTTGAGCGATCGCTTGGTCTAAAACCTCTTTTTCTCGCGAAATTCCCGCACTTTGCCACATTAGTCGGGGAATTTGCTGTCTTAAAACCGATATTTTATCCTGGACTTCTATAGGTATCTCTAAACTCACCGTTTCTACCTGCAAATTAGAAACTGGATCGAAATCTGGTAACTCAATTTGAGATAGTCGCGCTCCAAAAACGATACATTCTAATAAAGAATTACTTGCCAAGCGATTGGCTCCATGCACCCCGGTACTAGCAGTTTCGCCGATCGCATACAATCTAGAAATAGATGTGTGATTCATCAAATCGGTGACAATTCCCCCCATCCAATAGTGCGCCGCCGGAGCCACTGGAATCGGCTCGGTGAGAATATCAATTCCCCAATGTTGACAAACGCGAATAATATTGGGAAAGCGCTGGCGAATCTTATCTGGGGGAATTGGTCGTAAATCTAACCAAACATTAGCTGTAGCTATATCTGTTGCCGTTTTCTGTAAATGACTAAAAATTGCTCGACTCACCACATCTCTAGGCGCTAATTCTCCGGCGGGATGGTAATCAAACACAAACCTCTTACCTTGGGAATCTACTAAATGAGCGCCTTCACCCCGAACCGCTTCACTAATTAAAAACCGAGGCGCGCCGGGATAAGTCAAAGCGGTGGGATGGAACTGGAAAAACTCTAAATCTCGCAATAAAGCACCA
The window above is part of the Merismopedia glauca CCAP 1448/3 genome. Proteins encoded here:
- the ald gene encoding alanine dehydrogenase, producing MEIGVPKETKDQEFRVGLSPSSVRVLQENGHSVFVETRAGDGAGFTDRDYIQVGAQIVPDAAGAWNRELVIKVKEPLAPEYDFLQKGQILFTYLHLAADRPLTESLIDSGVSAIAYETVELPDGKLPLLTPMSIIAGRLSIQFGAQFLERQQGGRGLLLGGVPGVRPGKVVILGGGVVGTEAARIAVGFGAQVQILDVNIDRLSYLETLFGSRVELLYSNSSQIETVVPQADLLVGAVLVPGKRAPILVNRELVEQMRPGSVIVDVAVDQGGCIATSHPTSHTHPTYIDSGIVHYGVPNMPGAVPWTATQALNNSTLPYVLKLANRGMTALKIDPALGRGLNVQQHHLVHPAVKEVFPDLKTTPEWEVNF
- a CDS encoding EamA family transporter gives rise to the protein MLQKYLWLVYALGAAIMWGLQYATSEQLLKTVPTTLLTVAYTVAQALTYLIIYSFFQKQLHLNEFASYATSKNLYLFALVVFLGCCSTLLIFAAIAQGTATKASFIEISYPFFVAIFSTWLYQEGNVDGKTLLGGLLIFLGILTLARS
- a CDS encoding SET domain-containing protein, whose product is MLHPATELRFINSEIGYGVFATEFIPHGTITWVRDSLDQTFSPAEFIAMSAMSEVYHEQLTKYAYRDEVGDYVLCWDLGRFMNHSCNPSCLGYNLDLEMAVRDIAPGEELTSDYSTFHLTNDEGFACSCSSLNCRNFVSHHDVQTQSDRWYYLMRQAFLLADDVAQPLDRLMTPQQRQKAIQKLLLSQPLLISNH
- a CDS encoding PRC and DUF2382 domain-containing protein; amino-acid sequence: MQLHRIKDYDPNYRDYLGNDDILGFDVYSSDDKVGSVDDLIVDEEGNFRYLVLNTGLWIFGKKVLLPVGRARLAYADHRVYVDGMSREQVENLPEYDENLTLDYDYEERVRNVYRPSSQAATLPLDTGMTDTMGLDTGVTPANMVTAPPMPVDSAPYSYDRDRDLYDLDDENRMNLKLYQERLIANKTRHKTGEVSVGKRVETETARVDVPLEKERIVIERVGSTGSNVAVAPGEAAFRDGEVSRMEVYEEVADIHKEAFVREQVSVRKEVDRETATAEEKLRREELDVQTEGTPVVSSETNRQNNDPL
- a CDS encoding PRC-barrel domain-containing protein, with protein sequence MLVRLSELSGKYLQILGNKDIQNYEVYNNYKQVIGRVVDALLDEQRNVRFLIINLAPEIANKQVLLPWQVERIDINNERIYVDKISPDEAANLPNYNPVGKELENLNIPPVKTKLPLNEPQFYQPEIIGQLESCAPLEACASLESSVFLTPLWQIEKLAAVPATSMEPTAKKLDPVVSLPVDMNSEETESSTNLPVMEPNREIENAIAFSELTDSTLIEPPTLIVPPTAQRQIIDAQIINLLQERLVIDRQRRKIGEVIVRKEIETRIVEVPVRREKLIVEQISPERKQLASIDLGLTTNDSVQLIEEVNPNQTVSHEFSSPEAATEFLQGLTNQSNLNLDKIRIDLTFYAPISTRAKLI
- the nadB gene encoding L-aspartate oxidase is translated as MNPDSQALFSSKIPAELDVLVVGAGAAGLYATLCIPDTWRVGLLSKDTLQVSASDWAQGGIAAAVDPNDSPELHFADTLRAGAGLCEPEAVQFLVDNAATCIKSLVNMGVGFDRSGDKLALTLEAAHSRPRVLHAADTTGRAMVSTLTEQVLGRENIEVFAPALALSLWLHPETHRCQGASVLYQGEITWIRAKVVVLATGGGGQVYAQTTNPAVSTGDGVAIAYRAGALLRDLEFFQFHPTALTYPGAPRFLISEAVRGEGAHLVDSQGKRFVFDYHPAGELAPRDVVSRAIFSHLQKTATDIATANVWLDLRPIPPDKIRQRFPNIIRVCQHWGIDILTEPIPVAPAAHYWMGGIVTDLMNHTSISRLYAIGETASTGVHGANRLASNSLLECIVFGARLSQIELPDFDPVSNLQVETVSLEIPIEVQDKISVLRQQIPRLMWQSAGISREKEVLDQAIAQVEIWQSEFEQLPLTQKLQAIAPGTNIKLTALEDEPALRNWAETYNLLTIAQLILKSAEFRIESRGGHYRSDFPQVQSEWEVHTLVEKGEWSRSSRGK